The Geotalea uraniireducens Rf4 genome window below encodes:
- a CDS encoding TlyA family RNA methyltransferase, whose protein sequence is MAKERLDKILLDRGLAQSRERAKALIMAGQVVVDDHLADKAGQMVALEAEIRLKGEVHPFVSRGGLKLQKALDEFAIDVNGLVVMDVGASTGGFTDCLLQRGAKKIFAVDVGYGQLAWKLRQDERVVNLEKTNIRYLEPDRLEEIPDMAVIDASFISLDKVLPATIRLISDTGVVVALIKPQFEVGRGEVGKGGVVRDEKKHAEVISAITVLAADLDLTIKGITESPILGPKGNKEFLIYLEKKGRSTCE, encoded by the coding sequence GTGGCTAAAGAGAGACTCGATAAAATCCTGCTGGACCGTGGGCTGGCGCAATCCCGCGAGCGGGCGAAGGCGCTGATAATGGCCGGCCAGGTAGTGGTGGACGACCACCTTGCTGACAAGGCCGGGCAGATGGTCGCGCTTGAAGCTGAGATTCGGTTGAAAGGAGAGGTTCATCCATTTGTCAGTCGCGGCGGCCTTAAGCTGCAAAAGGCGCTCGATGAGTTTGCCATCGACGTGAACGGTCTTGTGGTCATGGATGTGGGCGCATCCACCGGCGGATTTACCGATTGCCTGCTGCAACGGGGGGCAAAAAAGATTTTTGCCGTCGACGTCGGGTATGGGCAGCTTGCCTGGAAACTCCGCCAGGATGAACGGGTCGTGAATCTGGAAAAGACCAACATTCGCTACCTGGAGCCGGATAGGCTTGAGGAGATACCCGACATGGCTGTCATCGACGCATCGTTCATCTCTCTTGACAAGGTTCTCCCCGCAACGATCCGCCTGATAAGCGATACCGGAGTCGTGGTTGCCCTGATTAAGCCCCAGTTTGAGGTGGGACGTGGCGAAGTGGGGAAGGGTGGGGTGGTGCGTGATGAAAAAAAACATGCCGAGGTGATTTCTGCCATAACTGTCTTGGCTGCAGATCTGGACCTGACCATCAAGGGTATTACCGAATCGCCGATTTTGGGGCCTAAGGGGAACAAGGAATTTCTCATTTATCTGGAGAAAAAGGGACGGTCGACGTGTGAGTGA
- a CDS encoding histidine triad nucleotide-binding protein: protein MEDCIFCKIIRGDIPVARVYEDDLVIAIEDIAPVAPLHLLIMPKKHIANSLDLQPEDDALIGHIFRVAATIAREKGVAADGFRIVNNNNAGAGQSVFHVHFHFLAGRHLTWPPG, encoded by the coding sequence ATGGAAGACTGCATCTTTTGCAAGATAATCAGGGGTGATATTCCCGTAGCGAGGGTTTATGAGGATGACCTGGTCATAGCCATCGAGGATATTGCGCCGGTCGCGCCGCTTCACCTCCTTATAATGCCGAAAAAACATATTGCGAATTCACTGGATTTGCAGCCCGAGGACGACGCGCTGATCGGCCATATCTTTCGCGTAGCGGCAACCATTGCCCGCGAGAAGGGGGTTGCCGCAGACGGGTTCCGCATCGTCAACAACAATAATGCCGGCGCCGGTCAATCGGTATTTCACGTCCACTTCCATTTTCTGGCCGGGAGGCATTTAACCTGGCCCCCTGGCTAA
- a CDS encoding DUF4124 domain-containing protein, whose protein sequence is MRSIFVAIILLFAVPALAETYKWVDDKGTVNFADDLGSVPKKYRKKVKVLGGDEGNVPQVTEIDESTKGKAKGEDKKDDSKESASAGKEGKKKAVYGGKDEAAWKADFGKLKADIKASEEQLDDTRARLKDSSKMSRSEYLSLQYTVKDIEHRLTELRKKLDALNESAAKAGVPPE, encoded by the coding sequence ATGAGGAGCATTTTTGTAGCAATCATACTTCTATTTGCTGTTCCAGCGCTTGCAGAAACCTATAAGTGGGTGGATGACAAAGGAACTGTGAATTTCGCGGATGACCTGGGTTCCGTTCCGAAAAAATACCGTAAAAAGGTTAAGGTGCTCGGTGGCGACGAGGGCAATGTTCCGCAGGTGACGGAAATTGATGAGTCAACGAAGGGTAAGGCAAAGGGTGAGGATAAAAAGGACGACTCAAAGGAGAGCGCATCTGCCGGAAAAGAAGGGAAAAAGAAGGCGGTTTACGGCGGGAAGGACGAGGCTGCCTGGAAAGCCGATTTCGGGAAGCTTAAAGCTGATATAAAAGCTTCCGAAGAACAGCTGGACGATACGAGGGCACGTTTGAAGGATTCAAGCAAGATGTCCAGGTCAGAGTATCTCAGTCTTCAATATACTGTAAAGGACATCGAGCACAGATTGACGGAATTGAGGAAAAAGCTCGATGCTCTCAACGAGTCTGCCGCAAAGGCGGGCGTGCCGCCGGAGTAG
- a CDS encoding Nramp family divalent metal transporter — MFTGISIVKLFKPIRKVNVKNIILFLAILGPGIITANVDNDAGGITTYSLAGARYGYGLLWVMIPTTIALVVIQEMCARMGAVTGKGLSDLIRESFGVKVTFYVMIALLLTNMGNSVSEFAGIAASLEIFGISKYISVPISAVLVWLLVVKGSYKVVEKVFLVACMVYIAYPIAAFMAGPQWSTILKATVVPTFQADSGYLITMIGVVGTTIAPWMQFYQQSAVVEKGITIDQYSFSRLDVIVGCLMAIVVAFFIVVACASTIHMQGLKVETAADAAIALKPLVGNYASTLFAFGLFNASLFAACILPLSTSYYICEGMGWESGIDKDFRKAPQFFWLFTIIIIISALTILTPNAPLIMIMFLSQVVNGAVLPFVLIFMLILINDKKLMGNYTNGHGFNLVAWLTVIAMIVLTLLMTIDLISPGTIGRIFGL; from the coding sequence ATGTTTACCGGCATCAGCATCGTCAAGTTATTCAAACCAATCCGTAAGGTCAACGTTAAGAACATCATTCTATTTCTTGCCATTCTCGGCCCGGGCATTATTACCGCTAACGTCGATAACGACGCCGGCGGAATTACCACCTACTCCTTGGCGGGCGCACGATACGGTTATGGACTTTTATGGGTAATGATCCCCACGACAATCGCCCTTGTGGTGATTCAGGAAATGTGTGCACGAATGGGAGCCGTAACCGGCAAGGGTTTGTCAGACCTTATTCGTGAGTCATTCGGGGTAAAGGTAACCTTTTACGTGATGATTGCCCTTCTTTTGACCAATATGGGGAATTCCGTATCTGAATTTGCAGGGATCGCCGCCAGTCTTGAAATATTCGGTATCAGCAAGTACATCTCGGTCCCTATCAGCGCGGTTCTGGTCTGGCTGCTGGTGGTCAAAGGCTCTTATAAGGTCGTGGAGAAGGTCTTCCTGGTCGCCTGCATGGTGTATATCGCTTACCCGATTGCCGCATTTATGGCCGGACCGCAATGGAGCACAATTCTGAAAGCGACCGTAGTTCCGACATTTCAAGCCGACAGCGGTTACCTGATTACCATGATTGGCGTTGTTGGAACAACGATTGCGCCATGGATGCAGTTTTACCAGCAATCGGCGGTGGTTGAAAAAGGGATCACCATCGATCAGTACAGTTTTTCGCGGCTGGATGTCATAGTCGGTTGCCTGATGGCCATTGTGGTAGCCTTCTTTATCGTCGTGGCCTGCGCTTCTACCATACACATGCAGGGTTTGAAAGTTGAAACAGCAGCAGATGCTGCCATTGCCCTCAAGCCTCTTGTAGGCAACTATGCATCGACACTGTTTGCATTTGGACTGTTCAACGCATCCCTGTTCGCCGCATGCATTCTCCCACTCTCCACTTCCTACTATATCTGCGAAGGGATGGGCTGGGAATCAGGAATTGACAAGGATTTCAGAAAAGCTCCCCAGTTTTTCTGGCTGTTCACAATAATTATAATCATCAGCGCGTTGACCATCCTGACACCGAATGCACCATTGATAATGATCATGTTTCTTTCACAGGTGGTCAACGGTGCAGTACTTCCCTTCGTACTCATCTTCATGCTTATTCTTATAAACGACAAGAAACTGATGGGAAACTATACTAATGGCCATGGTTTTAACCTTGTGGCATGGCTAACGGTTATCGCCATGATCGTTCTGACCCTGTTAATGACCATAGACCTCATATCTCCGGGAACAATCGGAAGAATTTTTGGATTATAA
- a CDS encoding magnesium transporter, giving the protein MSEIFISSILGKTVINTQGHEIGKLWDLIMVPGEVFPEVSHLLVKKGRRILSIPWNRISLFNRFVISIAGATNHLPEYIAKDGEILVKRDILDKQIVDVNGAKVVRVNDLKLGSYKEHLCIFFVDIGFRGLLRRLGYEHLGEKIAGILKKQLPHQHISWEYVQLLEMNLSRLTLTVAREQMKELHPADLAHIISQIPTKNIQTVLNSLDTETAGEAIHELEPELRSRVISQLDSEQASDILEEMDPDEAADVLGDLPEEKAQELLGLMDVEEAEDIQELMEHEEDTAGGLMNSEFLAISSELTVEDALKEVRLLAPDVETVYYVYVTNPDERLQGVVSLKELIMAPPNSSISELMSTNLKTVDVEAAPEEILEIIAKYNLIAVPVLDKEDKMAGIVTVDDILELFLPYALRRRRHHHH; this is encoded by the coding sequence ATGAGTGAAATTTTTATCAGTTCAATACTCGGCAAAACCGTCATCAACACCCAAGGCCATGAGATCGGCAAACTGTGGGACCTGATCATGGTCCCCGGTGAAGTGTTCCCTGAAGTGTCGCACCTGCTGGTCAAAAAAGGGCGGCGCATACTCTCCATCCCCTGGAACCGCATTTCTCTTTTTAACCGCTTTGTCATTTCCATAGCCGGTGCGACCAACCACCTGCCGGAATACATTGCTAAAGATGGCGAAATCCTGGTCAAGCGCGACATTCTCGATAAGCAGATCGTCGATGTCAACGGCGCAAAAGTAGTCCGTGTGAATGATCTCAAACTGGGAAGCTATAAGGAGCATCTCTGTATTTTCTTCGTAGATATCGGCTTTAGAGGACTTCTTCGCCGACTCGGATACGAACATCTGGGAGAGAAAATTGCGGGCATTCTGAAAAAACAGCTTCCACACCAGCACATAAGCTGGGAATACGTGCAACTTCTGGAGATGAACCTGTCACGCCTCACCTTGACCGTGGCTCGCGAACAAATGAAAGAACTGCACCCGGCCGACCTTGCCCATATCATCTCCCAGATTCCGACGAAAAATATCCAGACCGTCTTGAACTCCCTGGATACCGAAACTGCCGGTGAAGCCATCCACGAACTGGAACCGGAATTGCGCAGTCGTGTCATAAGCCAGTTGGATAGTGAGCAGGCATCCGACATCCTGGAAGAGATGGACCCGGACGAGGCCGCAGACGTCCTCGGCGACCTGCCTGAAGAAAAAGCGCAGGAATTGCTGGGGCTTATGGATGTTGAGGAGGCTGAGGACATTCAGGAACTGATGGAACACGAGGAAGATACGGCTGGTGGCCTCATGAACAGTGAATTCCTGGCTATATCCAGCGAACTGACGGTGGAAGACGCCTTAAAAGAAGTAAGGCTCCTGGCGCCTGATGTGGAAACAGTCTATTACGTCTACGTTACCAATCCGGATGAACGGTTACAGGGAGTTGTGAGCCTTAAGGAGCTTATCATGGCTCCGCCAAACTCGTCCATTTCAGAACTTATGTCCACAAATCTGAAAACAGTGGATGTGGAAGCGGCACCGGAAGAAATTCTTGAGATTATCGCGAAATACAATCTCATAGCCGTTCCTGTCCTTGATAAAGAAGACAAAATGGCGGGGATTGTTACCGTCGACGACATTCTGGAACTGTTTCTCCCCTACGCATTGAGGCGCAGGCGCCACCACCATCATTAA
- the lgt gene encoding prolipoprotein diacylglyceryl transferase — translation MQFPNFDPVFLRLGPLEFRWYGLMYIIGFVSAYFIIKAGVRRKNVPLTKDDVADLIFSVALGIILGGRFGYILFYNFSYYLAHPLKFFAVWEGGMSFHGGLIGAVLAGLYYIRKKKIAFYQIADVGFLAAPVGLGLGRVGNFINGELYGRVTDAPWGMVFPTGGNLPRHPSQLYEAFLEGPLMFVILWVIGRKEHPAGVIFWAFICMYGLFRFIVEFFREPDSQIGFILGGLSMGQMLSLPMFLLGGGMIVWLYGRRKVR, via the coding sequence ATGCAATTTCCAAACTTCGACCCGGTTTTCCTTCGTTTGGGTCCCCTTGAGTTTCGTTGGTACGGCCTCATGTATATTATCGGTTTTGTGAGCGCCTATTTTATCATCAAGGCCGGCGTCAGGCGAAAAAACGTTCCTCTGACCAAGGACGATGTGGCGGATCTTATTTTTTCTGTGGCTCTCGGCATCATTCTCGGTGGCCGTTTCGGCTACATTCTATTTTATAATTTTTCCTACTATCTCGCCCATCCCCTCAAGTTCTTTGCCGTGTGGGAAGGGGGGATGTCCTTTCATGGCGGGTTGATCGGAGCCGTTCTGGCTGGATTATATTATATCAGAAAGAAGAAAATTGCCTTTTATCAAATAGCCGATGTCGGCTTTCTTGCCGCACCGGTAGGCCTTGGGTTGGGGAGGGTCGGCAATTTCATAAACGGTGAACTGTATGGACGGGTTACCGATGCCCCCTGGGGGATGGTCTTTCCCACCGGCGGTAATCTTCCGCGTCATCCTTCGCAACTTTACGAGGCTTTTCTCGAAGGTCCGCTGATGTTTGTGATCCTCTGGGTGATTGGCAGGAAAGAACATCCTGCAGGTGTTATATTCTGGGCATTTATCTGTATGTATGGTCTTTTTCGATTTATTGTGGAGTTTTTCCGCGAACCGGATAGCCAGATCGGTTTCATTCTAGGTGGTCTTTCCATGGGACAGATGTTGAGTTTGCCGATGTTCTTACTGGGTGGGGGGATGATCGTCTGGCTGTATGGCAGGAGGAAAGTGCGTTAA
- a CDS encoding ATP-binding protein, which produces MEKNEIEVDIKVPNQTRYLSLIGRIGEDIAKELVKYTGDRDTLAYHLNLVLTEAMVNAIKHANTGDPDKMVHIVINICEDDLTIKVYDFGQGFDINTIPAPNFEELEDRGRGIYMIKSLMDSVCYRKVCDGNVLEMKKRLQ; this is translated from the coding sequence ATGGAAAAGAATGAAATAGAGGTTGATATCAAGGTCCCCAACCAGACTCGCTATTTGAGTCTTATCGGCAGAATTGGAGAAGATATCGCCAAGGAACTGGTTAAGTATACCGGCGACCGGGATACCCTCGCCTATCATTTGAACCTGGTCCTGACCGAGGCGATGGTAAACGCCATCAAGCACGCAAACACCGGCGACCCTGACAAAATGGTACATATTGTGATAAACATCTGCGAAGATGATTTAACCATCAAGGTTTACGATTTTGGCCAGGGATTCGATATCAACACCATCCCTGCACCTAACTTTGAGGAGTTGGAGGACCGTGGTCGCGGCATATACATGATAAAATCGCTGATGGATTCCGTCTGCTACAGGAAAGTCTGTGACGGCAATGTCCTTGAAATGAAAAAAAGATTGCAATAG
- a CDS encoding STAS domain-containing protein: MNLQTETRNDVVIIYVKEERLDAHNSGELKIEVQRLFEEGKKNVLVDLKDVRFIDSSGLGALVSGFKNAISHQGILKLSSLQSQVRSMFELTRLHRVFEIFSSTSEALDNF; encoded by the coding sequence ATGAATCTTCAAACCGAAACAAGGAATGACGTCGTAATTATCTATGTAAAAGAGGAGAGACTCGACGCCCACAACTCTGGAGAGTTGAAAATAGAGGTGCAGAGACTTTTTGAAGAAGGCAAGAAGAATGTGCTGGTAGACCTGAAGGACGTTCGCTTTATCGACAGCTCAGGTTTGGGAGCGCTCGTTTCGGGCTTTAAAAACGCCATTTCCCATCAGGGAATCCTTAAACTGTCTTCACTCCAATCACAGGTAAGGTCGATGTTTGAACTGACAAGACTGCACAGGGTATTCGAGATATTCTCCTCCACTTCCGAAGCACTGGACAACTTTTAG
- a CDS encoding SpoIIE family protein phosphatase — protein MLSIKLVIGVSLLYIFFLFLIAYYADKKQEKGKSIISNPYIYSLSIAVYATTWTYYGSVGKAATTGLDFLLVYLGPTLTAFSWWFLLRKIVRIAKENNITSIADFISSRYGKSQWLGALVTIIIILGITPYIAVQLKAVTTTFDIICGHPSVQLPLMQGRSPLTFQTGFFAALILSTFAVIFGARRLVSSERHEGLVAAIAVESIVKLGAYLLVGLFTTYILFDGFEDIFSRMNANQVLLNRLTTFGEPGEISYANWFTMLYLSMGAIMLLPRQFHIMVIENSNEEHIKKAMWLFPVYMFLINFFVMPIALGGILFTGNSANADYFVLTLPLLSGHSWLALIAFLGGFSAAAGMVMVESVAISTMFLNHLIMPVVVRLKPRSWFPVLLINMKRFGIFLVVLLGYFYQNIVGETYMLVTMGLMSFAAAAQFGPALIGGLYWHRGNKAGAITGMLLGFIIWFYTLLVPSFVKSGWWQSDILTKGPFGLDFLRPTQLFGLVGFDIWSHSLFWSMLFNIGAYLALSIILGQDEREQEQVKRFVDVFEPEQIKMPWETKRLSKPVTILQFVNLMTKFIGETQAHSAISEYLGNREIDGKGGVSEFELPNLKRFIEKTLAGSLGAAAAGAIVESYLSDIGSKMESVYDIFSTVRTSLDQSREALYVRLRASEIMNRSLDLQIIMEDLLELLRKEFKFDLAVIRLVDEQGILTVRCYRGTGNQQITRHGRLPEIDTHIGEAFLGNRAEFVNDTQYLTKPKSKEIMEHEGIKSFAHIPIASEGDPPMGILSVFSKSIVGLFTEPFLQLLGSLAGQLAQAVKIVSEREAKEKERQQKEEALLENARVLRDMEIAKQIQLSLLPASFPYLPGVRFACYCVPAAHVGGDYYDYFLRGENDIDMIIADVSGHSVGAALIMVETRSVLRAQVHSTTSCTDILSVLNDLLYEDLTRAELFITMFYANYNAESRVLNYANAGHNPPILLRRGKLACTELDAEGLILGVNRAVSFEGKSIQLQKGDLVLFYTDGIIEAQTVTGELFGTERLCTVLTEVFENEPQKIIERIFKEVTEYTSSTLLQDDISMVVMKVD, from the coding sequence ATGCTGAGCATCAAACTGGTCATCGGGGTCTCCCTCCTTTACATATTTTTCCTCTTCCTGATCGCTTACTACGCTGACAAGAAGCAGGAGAAGGGTAAAAGCATCATCTCCAACCCCTATATCTATTCCCTTTCCATCGCTGTTTATGCTACCACATGGACCTATTACGGCAGCGTCGGGAAGGCTGCCACAACCGGTCTCGATTTTCTTCTCGTATATCTTGGCCCCACACTCACCGCATTTTCCTGGTGGTTCCTGCTGCGCAAGATTGTGCGAATCGCCAAGGAAAACAACATCACCTCCATAGCCGACTTTATCAGCTCGCGCTACGGGAAATCGCAATGGCTCGGGGCACTGGTTACCATCATCATCATCCTCGGCATAACACCTTATATAGCTGTGCAGCTCAAGGCGGTAACCACAACCTTTGACATCATCTGCGGTCACCCGTCGGTCCAGCTCCCACTGATGCAGGGCCGTTCCCCATTGACATTCCAAACAGGCTTTTTTGCCGCGCTGATACTCAGCACCTTTGCCGTAATCTTCGGCGCTCGGCGCCTGGTTTCTTCAGAGCGACATGAAGGGCTCGTGGCGGCCATAGCAGTGGAATCGATCGTAAAGCTCGGGGCTTATTTACTGGTCGGCTTATTTACTACCTATATTCTTTTTGACGGTTTTGAAGACATTTTTTCCCGGATGAATGCAAACCAGGTACTCCTCAACCGCCTGACAACCTTCGGTGAACCAGGGGAAATCTCCTATGCAAACTGGTTCACCATGCTCTACCTCTCCATGGGAGCCATCATGTTGCTCCCCCGTCAGTTTCACATCATGGTCATCGAAAACTCCAACGAGGAGCATATAAAAAAGGCCATGTGGCTGTTCCCCGTCTACATGTTTTTGATAAACTTCTTTGTCATGCCCATCGCCCTGGGAGGAATCCTCTTTACCGGCAACAGCGCCAATGCCGATTATTTTGTTCTCACCCTCCCCTTGCTGAGCGGTCATTCCTGGCTGGCATTGATCGCTTTTCTTGGTGGTTTTTCCGCCGCAGCCGGGATGGTTATGGTCGAATCCGTTGCAATTTCCACCATGTTTCTCAACCACCTGATCATGCCGGTCGTGGTCAGGCTGAAACCGCGAAGCTGGTTCCCGGTTCTGCTCATCAACATGAAGCGCTTCGGCATCTTCCTGGTCGTCTTACTCGGATATTTTTACCAGAACATCGTTGGCGAAACCTATATGCTGGTCACCATGGGGCTCATGTCTTTTGCCGCCGCCGCCCAGTTCGGCCCCGCTCTGATCGGCGGGCTCTACTGGCACAGGGGAAACAAGGCCGGGGCAATAACCGGCATGCTCCTCGGCTTCATAATCTGGTTTTACACCTTGCTCGTCCCTTCCTTTGTGAAATCAGGATGGTGGCAAAGCGATATTCTGACAAAAGGGCCCTTCGGTCTGGACTTTTTGAGACCCACACAACTTTTCGGTCTTGTCGGCTTTGATATCTGGAGCCACTCCCTGTTCTGGAGCATGCTGTTCAATATCGGCGCTTATCTGGCACTTTCCATCATATTGGGCCAGGATGAACGTGAACAGGAGCAGGTAAAAAGATTCGTTGACGTTTTTGAACCGGAGCAAATCAAGATGCCGTGGGAAACGAAGCGGCTCTCGAAACCGGTAACGATCCTGCAATTTGTAAATCTCATGACAAAATTCATCGGAGAAACTCAGGCCCACTCCGCCATAAGTGAATACCTGGGAAACAGGGAAATCGACGGAAAAGGCGGAGTGTCGGAGTTTGAACTGCCGAATCTCAAACGATTTATCGAGAAAACACTGGCCGGTTCTCTGGGCGCAGCAGCTGCCGGAGCCATCGTCGAAAGCTACCTGAGCGACATCGGCTCAAAAATGGAGTCCGTGTACGACATCTTCAGCACAGTCCGCACCTCACTCGACCAGAGTCGGGAAGCGCTTTACGTCAGACTACGGGCTTCGGAAATCATGAACCGGTCCCTCGACCTGCAGATCATCATGGAAGATCTCCTTGAATTGCTCCGTAAGGAATTCAAGTTTGATCTGGCCGTTATCAGGCTGGTGGATGAACAGGGAATTTTAACCGTCCGTTGTTACCGCGGCACAGGAAACCAGCAGATTACCCGACACGGCAGGCTGCCGGAAATCGACACCCACATAGGTGAAGCATTCCTGGGCAATAGAGCGGAATTCGTCAATGACACGCAGTATCTTACCAAACCCAAGTCTAAAGAAATCATGGAGCACGAAGGAATAAAGTCATTCGCCCATATCCCTATCGCCAGTGAAGGGGACCCCCCGATGGGGATTCTCTCGGTATTCTCAAAGTCGATAGTGGGCCTTTTCACCGAACCGTTCCTTCAGCTTCTCGGCAGTCTTGCCGGACAATTGGCTCAGGCGGTAAAGATCGTCTCTGAACGGGAAGCCAAGGAAAAGGAACGACAGCAAAAAGAAGAAGCCCTGCTGGAAAACGCCAGAGTGCTCAGAGATATGGAAATTGCAAAGCAGATACAACTTTCGCTCCTGCCGGCTTCGTTCCCATATTTGCCCGGCGTTCGTTTTGCCTGCTACTGTGTACCTGCAGCCCATGTGGGAGGCGACTATTATGACTACTTTCTGCGCGGTGAAAACGATATCGACATGATCATAGCCGATGTGTCAGGTCACAGCGTCGGAGCTGCATTGATAATGGTTGAAACGCGCAGCGTTCTGCGGGCTCAAGTACATTCGACGACTTCCTGTACCGATATACTTTCCGTCCTCAACGACCTTCTCTACGAAGATCTGACCAGAGCCGAACTCTTCATTACCATGTTTTATGCGAATTACAACGCAGAAAGCCGCGTCCTCAACTATGCCAACGCCGGCCACAATCCCCCCATCCTTCTCCGACGTGGAAAGTTGGCCTGCACCGAACTGGACGCAGAAGGTCTTATTCTTGGAGTCAACCGTGCTGTCTCCTTTGAAGGAAAGAGTATCCAATTGCAGAAAGGTGACTTGGTACTTTTCTACACTGATGGAATTATTGAAGCACAAACTGTAACTGGGGAATTATTCGGCACAGAAAGGCTCTGCACTGTTTTGACTGAAGTTTTTGAAAATGAGCCCCAGAAAATTATCGAGAGGATCTTTAAGGAGGTAACGGAATATACTTCATCCACTTTGCTGCAGGACGATATTTCCATGGTTGTCATGAAAGTAGATTGA
- a CDS encoding bifunctional aminoglycoside phosphotransferase/ATP-binding protein: MAQMLIKSLLNTRAYPESTTSVHLLQTHISFLFITDNFVYKIKKPVDFGFLNFTTLDRRRFYCDEEVRLNRRLCADIYLGVVEVRESPAGIVIDGEGRIIDYAVKMKRLPEERMLHRLLAEEKVTDEDMRRIARTIAEFHRIAGRSEEIDGYGSVENISRNWEENFQQLTEFIGISLSKKDLRIIREWVKDFISQNRSLFAERVTKGFIRECDGDIHSENICLTDKVYVFDCIEFNKRFRYSDTAADIAFLLMDLDYHGKSSFSSILLDEYQEATGDRELPALLDFYKTYRAVVRGKVESFRLNDPNITEEEKEGARGKAKLYFRLARGYILRRRLTPSLIITCGLMGSGKSAIASAMAFELGIGTVAADAVRKEISGLPVYSHDRSNYGQGIYTPAFNEATYEELLNRSEKSLIAGQSIVVDATFRRKGDRARFRSLAEKLGAPVIIILTSCPDKIIKQRLDDRMNKPAAISDGRWKLFHKQKKEFEPVEANEGNIIPIDTSGPLLDNVDDILKRLELL, from the coding sequence ATGGCCCAGATGTTGATAAAATCATTACTTAATACGCGCGCCTACCCGGAAAGCACCACCTCCGTCCATCTTCTGCAAACACATATATCTTTTCTCTTCATTACCGATAATTTCGTTTACAAGATTAAAAAACCGGTGGACTTCGGTTTTCTCAACTTCACAACCCTCGATCGACGCCGCTTTTACTGCGATGAAGAGGTGCGACTGAACCGCCGACTCTGCGCCGACATCTATCTGGGAGTGGTGGAAGTCCGGGAATCTCCGGCTGGAATAGTAATCGACGGAGAAGGCAGGATTATCGATTACGCAGTGAAGATGAAACGGCTTCCCGAGGAAAGGATGCTTCACAGGCTCTTGGCTGAAGAAAAGGTTACTGATGAGGATATGCGACGGATTGCCCGCACCATTGCCGAATTTCATCGTATAGCCGGACGCAGCGAGGAAATAGACGGCTATGGGAGCGTTGAAAATATCAGTCGCAACTGGGAGGAAAATTTTCAGCAACTGACCGAATTCATTGGTATCTCACTTTCAAAAAAAGACCTGCGGATTATCAGGGAATGGGTTAAGGATTTTATCAGTCAAAACCGGTCACTCTTTGCCGAGAGGGTGACAAAGGGGTTCATCCGGGAGTGTGACGGCGATATACACTCGGAGAATATCTGCCTGACCGACAAAGTGTATGTCTTCGACTGCATCGAGTTCAACAAACGCTTCCGTTACAGCGACACTGCCGCCGACATTGCCTTTTTGCTCATGGACCTGGACTACCATGGAAAAAGTTCGTTTTCCTCAATCCTGCTCGATGAATACCAGGAGGCAACCGGCGACCGGGAACTTCCGGCACTGCTCGACTTTTACAAAACCTACCGCGCTGTTGTCAGGGGGAAGGTGGAAAGTTTCAGGCTGAATGACCCGAATATAACGGAGGAAGAAAAAGAAGGCGCCAGGGGAAAAGCCAAGCTCTATTTCCGGCTGGCAAGGGGCTACATCCTGCGCCGCCGACTTACCCCAAGCCTGATTATTACCTGCGGTCTCATGGGGAGCGGCAAGAGTGCCATAGCTTCCGCTATGGCCTTCGAACTCGGGATAGGCACTGTTGCAGCTGATGCGGTGCGAAAGGAAATCAGCGGATTGCCTGTCTATTCACACGACCGCAGCAATTACGGGCAAGGAATATATACCCCTGCTTTCAACGAGGCAACCTACGAAGAGCTGTTAAACCGCAGTGAAAAGTCGCTTATCGCCGGACAGAGCATTGTTGTAGACGCGACGTTCCGCCGTAAGGGCGACCGCGCACGCTTCCGCAGCCTGGCTGAAAAATTGGGCGCACCCGTTATCATCATCCTGACGAGTTGTCCTGATAAAATCATAAAACAGCGGCTCGACGATCGCATGAACAAACCCGCGGCAATTTCAGATGGAAGGTGGAAATTGTTTCATAAGCAGAAAAAAGAGTTCGAACCGGTGGAGGCGAATGAAGGGAATATAATTCCCATTGATACTTCCGGCCCATTGTTGGATAATGTCGACGATATTCTCAAGCGCCTGGAGTTACTGTAA